A single genomic interval of Lentimicrobium saccharophilum harbors:
- a CDS encoding NUDIX domain-containing protein: protein MEKCRFNIRVYGLIVFENRLLVTDEYRLGMFMTKFPGGGLHFGEGTLDCLKRECREELNQEVLIRRHFYTTDYFQPSHFLPEVSQIINVYYLAGLQGNPVFPAAEKSFEIDAVEGAQAFRWIDPYKIEPELFTLPVDRVVAGMIRENPGWLFDSE, encoded by the coding sequence ATGGAAAAGTGCAGGTTTAATATCCGTGTTTACGGACTGATCGTTTTCGAAAACCGGTTACTGGTTACCGACGAATACAGGCTAGGCATGTTTATGACCAAATTCCCGGGTGGCGGCCTTCATTTCGGGGAAGGAACGCTTGATTGCCTGAAACGGGAATGCAGGGAGGAATTAAATCAGGAGGTGCTAATCCGCAGGCATTTCTACACAACTGATTATTTTCAGCCTTCGCATTTTCTGCCCGAAGTCAGTCAGATCATTAATGTTTATTATCTGGCAGGTTTACAGGGTAACCCGGTTTTTCCTGCCGCGGAGAAATCATTTGAAATTGATGCAGTGGAAGGAGCACAGGCATTCCGGTGGATCGATCCTTATAAAATTGAACCTGAGCTTTTTACATTGCCGGTCGACAGGGTAGTTGCAGGGATGATCCGTGAAAATCCGGGGTGGTTATTTGATTCTGAATGA
- the mnmD gene encoding tRNA (5-methylaminomethyl-2-thiouridine)(34)-methyltransferase MnmD: MMDDSTEFVLTEDGSYTLLNRKLGEHYHSIHGAVQESRHVFLEAGYRYICNKLRDISILEVGFGTGLNALLTLDASDKTGVNTRYHALEPFLPDWSVIETINYCSLGGLEGFTDDFRKMHHAVPDTEIHLRENFTFCLSRSRLEDTYPGSGKYNLVYFDAFSPETAPELWEPEIFRKLRMSMDQGGILVTYCAKGRVRRTLQEAGFSTERLPGPPGKREMLRATANKL, from the coding sequence ATGATGGATGACAGCACAGAGTTTGTGTTAACAGAAGATGGATCTTATACATTGTTAAACCGTAAATTGGGAGAGCATTATCATTCCATTCACGGAGCGGTTCAGGAGTCACGTCATGTCTTTCTGGAAGCCGGATACAGATACATCTGTAATAAATTAAGGGACATCAGTATTTTAGAGGTTGGCTTCGGAACCGGTCTTAACGCGTTGCTGACCCTTGATGCGTCTGATAAAACCGGTGTGAACACGCGCTATCATGCCCTTGAGCCATTCCTCCCTGACTGGTCAGTTATTGAAACGATCAATTATTGCAGCCTTGGCGGGTTGGAGGGTTTTACTGACGATTTCCGGAAAATGCATCATGCTGTGCCTGATACAGAAATCCATTTGCGCGAAAATTTCACCTTTTGCCTGAGCAGAAGCCGGTTAGAAGACACTTATCCGGGATCTGGAAAATATAACCTGGTTTATTTTGATGCATTTTCGCCCGAAACGGCTCCGGAACTATGGGAGCCGGAGATTTTCCGCAAACTACGCATGAGTATGGATCAGGGAGGCATTTTGGTCACATATTGTGCCAAGGGGAGGGTGCGAAGAACATTGCAGGAGGCAGGCTTTTCGACGGAGCGACTGCCGGGCCCGCCGGGCAAACGGGAAATGCTCCGGGCAACAGCTAATAAATTATAA
- a CDS encoding NUDIX hydrolase yields the protein MLQEAPVSGLNLHVSVDCVVFGFEFGKLNVLLLERKMMFQGQEYKDLKLPGDLVRKDEDLDTAAARVLKELTGLENIYLKQYAAIGTPNRLTRLERDMEWLRQIGHPEEVVVTVAYYSLLNIDQERINKFQLQEDVKWHPVSQIKELAFDHMEILADGLEALRTELRSNPIGFELLPSKFTLSQLQKLYEVILGVNLDKRNFRKKVTNMPYVIPINEKERGVSHKPARFYIFNKKIYEKTRKNSLDFSV from the coding sequence ATGTTGCAAGAAGCCCCTGTTTCAGGATTAAACCTTCATGTTTCCGTCGATTGTGTGGTATTTGGATTTGAATTCGGAAAACTGAATGTCCTTTTACTTGAAAGAAAGATGATGTTTCAGGGACAGGAGTACAAAGACCTGAAATTACCCGGCGACCTGGTGCGCAAGGATGAAGATCTGGATACTGCTGCGGCAAGAGTGCTTAAAGAGTTGACGGGTCTTGAGAACATCTATCTTAAACAATATGCCGCCATCGGCACTCCTAACCGTCTGACGCGCCTGGAACGTGATATGGAATGGCTCAGGCAGATCGGGCACCCTGAAGAAGTGGTGGTAACCGTGGCTTATTATTCCCTGCTCAACATCGACCAGGAAAGAATCAATAAATTTCAGCTGCAGGAAGATGTAAAATGGCACCCGGTTTCCCAGATCAAAGAACTGGCTTTTGACCACATGGAGATTCTTGCTGATGGACTTGAAGCACTCAGGACAGAACTCCGGTCAAACCCTATCGGATTTGAACTGCTCCCTTCAAAATTCACCCTCAGCCAACTGCAAAAACTTTATGAGGTAATCCTTGGGGTAAACCTGGATAAAAGAAATTTCAGAAAAAAGGTCACCAATATGCCCTATGTGATCCCGATCAATGAAAAGGAGCGCGGTGTCTCACACAAACCGGCGAGGTTTTACATCTTTAATAAAAAAATTTACGAGAAAACCAGGAAAAACTCTCTGGACTTCTCCGTTTAA
- a CDS encoding acylphosphatase, with the protein MTKNIIIRVYGRVQGVGFRYYTREMAIKSGITGYVSNEADGSVYIEAEGAQEQLDVFIRLCKEGPARAIVTDFRKFEGTLMNYSSFRIK; encoded by the coding sequence ATGACAAAAAACATCATTATCCGGGTATATGGAAGGGTTCAGGGCGTGGGATTCCGCTATTATACGAGGGAAATGGCAATTAAGAGCGGGATCACAGGTTATGTGAGCAATGAAGCCGACGGATCCGTTTATATTGAAGCCGAGGGAGCGCAGGAACAGCTTGATGTATTTATCCGTTTATGCAAAGAGGGCCCTGCCAGGGCCATTGTTACTGACTTCAGGAAGTTTGAAGGCACACTGATGAATTATTCTTCATTCAGAATCAAATAA